In the Alkaliphilus oremlandii OhILAs genome, one interval contains:
- a CDS encoding AAA family ATPase produces MIYLNVFKFPDESMEFNFFMGIQRTCYDSFYPFKVLSKRNFERIDFEPITILYGGNGSGKSTALNVIAEKLKIHRDSIYNKSNFYGDYVNLCNVELNEDIPKSSKIITSDDVFDYMLNIRNLNEGIDQKRENLFDEYLDAKYASFKFKSMADYDQLKKVNKARSKTQSRFVRSELMDNVRGYSNGESAFIYFTEKIGEEGLYILDEPENSLSPELQIELIQFIEESARFFNCQFIISTHSPFLLSIKGAKIYDLDENPVDVKPWTELKNVRIYYDFFKKYENKF; encoded by the coding sequence ATGATCTATTTAAATGTGTTCAAATTTCCAGATGAAAGTATGGAATTCAACTTTTTTATGGGGATACAGAGAACGTGTTATGATTCTTTTTATCCATTTAAGGTACTATCCAAACGAAACTTTGAAAGAATTGACTTTGAGCCCATTACGATTTTATATGGGGGGAATGGTTCTGGAAAATCCACCGCATTGAATGTTATAGCAGAAAAGTTAAAAATTCATCGAGATTCTATTTATAACAAATCAAACTTTTATGGAGATTATGTGAATTTATGCAATGTAGAGCTAAATGAGGATATACCAAAAAGTAGTAAAATTATAACCAGTGATGATGTTTTTGATTATATGCTGAATATACGGAATTTAAATGAAGGAATTGACCAAAAACGAGAAAATCTTTTTGATGAATATTTAGATGCAAAGTACGCCAGTTTTAAGTTCAAATCCATGGCAGACTATGACCAGCTAAAAAAAGTAAATAAGGCTAGAAGTAAAACTCAATCTCGTTTTGTAAGAAGTGAATTGATGGATAATGTACGAGGGTACTCCAATGGCGAAAGTGCATTTATATATTTCACTGAAAAAATCGGTGAAGAAGGGCTATATATATTGGATGAACCTGAAAATAGTCTTTCTCCGGAGCTCCAGATAGAATTAATTCAATTCATTGAGGAATCTGCCCGGTTTTTTAACTGTCAATTTATCATATCTACCCATTCTCCATTTCTGCTTTCCATAAAAGGTGCAAAAATATATGATCTGGATGAAAATCCAGTGGATGTAAAACCTTGGACCGAATTAAAAAACGTTCGGATCTATTATGATTTTTTCAAGAAATATGAAAATAAATTTTAA
- a CDS encoding glycosyltransferase family 2 protein yields the protein MVIEFMKQIVISFNHMVLYYVLAINSIYFMQLIVSAFSLYDYIRKMYYSDFKKYTASSNMIPISVLVPAYDEEETIVDNIKSLLSLNYPAFEVIVINDGSNDDTLRKIVEAYDLKEINQPVRHLLKTKKIKGIYANLDIPNLVLVDKENGGKADALNVGINVSKYPVFTSIDADSILESDSLVRVIMPFIEDNLTVAVGGIVRIINGSEIKNGKVEAIGLPKSKLAMFQIVEYLRAFLTGRLAWSKLRCLLIVSGAFGAFKKDVVVQAGGYTPDTIGEDMELVVKIHKMMRKNKVKYKVNFIPDPVCWTQAPENIKDLRGQRRRWQIGLMDSLFRHKDLLLNPRYGVVGMYGVPYFWIFEMLGPIIETLGYIIIPLSYIFGLLNTRYFVLFLITSILYGIILSLGAILLEEYTFSKYPSMKQLLRLSLYGILENFGYRQMTTLFRIDAIIRFKKFRGDWGKIKREGFSNHKEEKVSMIQKNL from the coding sequence ATGGTTATAGAATTTATGAAACAAATCGTTATAAGCTTTAATCATATGGTACTATATTACGTATTAGCTATTAATTCTATATATTTTATGCAGTTAATTGTGTCTGCCTTTAGTTTATATGACTACATCCGAAAAATGTATTATTCTGATTTTAAAAAATATACTGCTTCCTCTAATATGATTCCAATTTCAGTGCTGGTACCTGCATATGACGAGGAAGAGACCATAGTGGATAATATAAAGTCCCTCTTATCTTTAAACTATCCAGCTTTTGAAGTTATTGTTATTAATGATGGTTCCAACGATGATACACTTCGAAAAATAGTAGAGGCATATGATTTAAAAGAAATAAATCAGCCCGTAAGACATTTACTAAAAACCAAAAAGATTAAGGGGATATATGCCAATCTGGATATTCCAAACCTAGTCTTAGTAGATAAGGAAAATGGGGGGAAGGCAGATGCGTTGAATGTTGGGATCAATGTATCAAAGTATCCCGTTTTTACATCGATTGATGCAGATTCAATACTTGAAAGCGACTCCTTAGTCAGAGTAATTATGCCATTTATTGAGGATAATTTAACCGTAGCTGTAGGAGGAATTGTTCGAATTATAAATGGTAGCGAGATTAAGAATGGAAAAGTAGAGGCCATAGGGCTGCCTAAAAGCAAACTGGCAATGTTCCAAATTGTAGAGTATTTAAGAGCCTTTCTTACAGGAAGGTTGGCTTGGAGCAAGCTGAGATGTCTTCTTATTGTTTCGGGGGCCTTCGGAGCCTTTAAGAAAGATGTTGTAGTGCAAGCTGGAGGATACACTCCAGATACCATTGGTGAAGATATGGAACTCGTAGTTAAGATTCATAAGATGATGAGAAAAAACAAGGTAAAATATAAAGTTAACTTTATTCCTGATCCTGTTTGCTGGACACAGGCTCCTGAAAATATTAAAGATTTACGGGGACAAAGAAGAAGATGGCAGATCGGTTTAATGGATAGTTTATTTAGGCATAAGGATTTGCTACTAAATCCTCGTTATGGTGTTGTAGGTATGTATGGTGTCCCCTATTTTTGGATTTTTGAAATGTTAGGTCCAATCATTGAAACCCTCGGCTATATTATTATTCCTCTGTCCTATATTTTTGGATTATTAAATACCAGATACTTTGTATTGTTTTTAATAACATCCATACTTTACGGTATTATACTGTCTTTAGGTGCAATTTTACTAGAAGAATATACGTTTAGCAAATATCCATCGATGAAACAACTATTAAGGTTGTCTTTGTACGGAATTTTAGAGAACTTTGGATATAGGCAGATGACAACTCTTTTTAGGATCGACGCCATCATAAGGTTTAAAAAGTTTAGGGGAGATTGGGGAAAGATTAAAAGAGAAGGTTTTAGTAATCATAAAGAAGAAAAAGTTTCAATGATACAGAAAAACTTATAG
- a CDS encoding diguanylate cyclase codes for MVNSLFINASILISVLYLTSQIFKEQKITSQSDLKTKISVGILFGLTGCLLMFNGFSLPSNMIMDFRVIALIISLIYCGSISSIITVMILIVFRLSYFGGHTASLLAAANLTTLWIILNMILKTKLDFAKKYIVMIVVNICTSFIATWILIRDVNMVFNVVARYALATAIVSTVVYFVLSYIYRTNELYLRLKEEATRDFLTGLYNVREFEKVTNELFATIVQRKENLSLLMIDIDFFKKVNDTFGHSSGDLVLKQLSTIITSSCRSFDIVSRQGGEEFTVILLGCDHKTALEIAERIRKNVEDHLFIIDKNEEIKITVSIGVSSYPEVTNDPHHLLHEADDALYFAKRNGRNLVK; via the coding sequence ATGGTTAATTCCTTATTTATCAATGCATCAATTCTAATATCTGTTCTATACTTGACAAGTCAGATATTTAAAGAACAAAAAATCACTTCTCAATCAGATTTAAAAACCAAAATATCTGTAGGCATATTATTTGGTTTAACTGGGTGTTTATTGATGTTCAATGGATTTAGTTTACCCAGCAATATGATTATGGATTTTAGGGTAATTGCGTTGATTATCTCTTTAATCTATTGCGGCTCTATATCTTCTATCATAACCGTGATGATTCTCATCGTATTCAGGCTGAGTTATTTCGGTGGACATACAGCTTCCTTGTTAGCCGCAGCGAATTTAACCACATTATGGATCATTTTAAATATGATATTGAAAACCAAATTGGATTTTGCTAAAAAATATATAGTAATGATAGTCGTCAATATATGCACTTCTTTTATAGCAACCTGGATATTGATTAGGGACGTGAATATGGTATTCAATGTTGTAGCCAGATATGCCCTTGCTACAGCCATCGTATCGACTGTGGTTTATTTTGTGCTGTCCTATATCTATCGAACCAACGAACTCTATTTAAGGCTGAAAGAAGAAGCTACAAGAGATTTTTTAACTGGACTTTATAATGTAAGAGAATTTGAAAAAGTAACAAATGAGCTTTTTGCTACGATTGTTCAGAGGAAAGAAAACTTATCCTTATTGATGATCGATATCGATTTTTTTAAGAAGGTCAATGATACCTTTGGCCATTCCTCTGGAGATTTGGTACTAAAGCAGCTAAGTACCATTATTACCTCTTCCTGCAGATCCTTTGATATTGTCTCTAGACAAGGAGGAGAGGAGTTCACTGTCATTTTATTGGGATGTGACCATAAAACTGCACTTGAAATTGCGGAAAGAATCAGAAAAAATGTAGAGGATCATCTGTTCATCATCGATAAGAACGAAGAAATTAAAATTACGGTTTCCATCGGTGTCAGCTCCTATCCAGAGGTGACGAATGATCCGCACCATCTTCTTCATGAAGCAGACGATGCGCTGTATTTTGCAAAGCGAAATGGTAGAAACCTAGTGAAATAG
- a CDS encoding sensor histidine kinase, whose protein sequence is MNKQRIKNIIFSFSVLWSTLLICEVLYKYGVGHQNINIIMSMAIFIITAVTEGYIYGLSSAIIGVLTYDFLITSPRLGFSFTVDFPATLLILLTVVFTSSTITGRIKARLEEAKQKHQHAELLYSINRKLLSTRDLDTIVRYAMEYLKNELRYSVAFFEDIKPEGALNPYCIHVEEDVDTEYFIKEEIFSLVRLAADQQEPLEDQSYGCFFPMVAQNITYGVFAFCCRREDLNQKEWMFLELIADQTAQALRMYHLIVEQQEVKVMMETEKVKNSFLQSISHDLRTPLTGIIGASSTLLEEGKVIPYEVETKLIEGIQNDAQWLLNMIENILSITRVHNNDMRIDKVEELVEEVIEGAVLTFRKRFPSAKITVKQPKNVILVPIDILLISQVLTNILENTQKHSKGKKSDVTIEVKEMDDFVTFTIMDTGPGIDPQILPLLFNFMITSDNTPCRDTTRDLGIGLSICRTIIRAHGGEIYANNRPEGGAQFTFTIPLCKEKYNY, encoded by the coding sequence TTGAATAAACAAAGAATTAAAAACATTATTTTTTCCTTCAGTGTCCTTTGGAGTACATTGCTCATTTGTGAAGTGCTTTACAAATACGGTGTGGGGCATCAAAATATCAACATTATCATGTCTATGGCGATATTTATTATTACAGCTGTTACGGAAGGATATATTTATGGTTTGTCATCAGCCATTATCGGTGTACTTACCTATGACTTTCTCATCACCTCACCAAGACTGGGTTTTAGTTTTACTGTAGACTTTCCAGCAACATTACTCATCCTATTGACTGTAGTTTTTACCAGCAGTACCATTACGGGTAGAATTAAGGCACGGCTGGAAGAAGCTAAGCAGAAGCACCAACATGCAGAGCTGCTATACAGCATTAACCGGAAACTTCTTTCTACAAGAGATTTAGATACCATCGTAAGATATGCCATGGAGTATTTGAAAAATGAATTACGATATTCTGTGGCTTTTTTTGAGGATATTAAGCCAGAAGGAGCGCTGAATCCTTATTGTATACATGTAGAAGAAGATGTGGATACTGAATATTTTATAAAGGAAGAAATCTTTTCTCTAGTAAGACTTGCGGCAGATCAGCAGGAACCCTTAGAAGATCAATCTTACGGCTGTTTTTTCCCTATGGTAGCACAGAATATCACCTATGGCGTCTTTGCTTTTTGCTGTAGAAGAGAGGATCTAAATCAGAAAGAATGGATGTTTTTAGAATTAATAGCGGATCAAACTGCCCAAGCGCTAAGAATGTACCATCTGATCGTGGAACAGCAAGAAGTTAAGGTGATGATGGAAACAGAAAAGGTAAAAAACAGCTTTTTACAAAGCATATCTCACGATCTAAGAACACCGCTGACGGGTATTATAGGCGCTAGTTCTACTTTACTGGAAGAAGGGAAAGTGATTCCTTATGAAGTAGAAACAAAGCTGATAGAAGGAATACAAAATGATGCTCAATGGCTTCTTAACATGATTGAAAACATTCTATCCATTACGAGGGTTCATAATAACGATATGAGGATTGACAAAGTGGAGGAGCTTGTGGAAGAAGTCATCGAGGGCGCTGTGTTAACTTTCCGAAAACGTTTTCCAAGTGCAAAAATTACCGTAAAGCAACCAAAGAATGTCATATTAGTCCCCATCGACATTCTGCTGATCTCTCAAGTTTTAACCAATATTTTGGAAAACACACAGAAGCATTCGAAAGGAAAAAAATCCGATGTAACAATAGAAGTCAAAGAAATGGACGATTTTGTCACATTTACCATAATGGATACGGGGCCTGGAATCGACCCACAAATTCTTCCATTGCTGTTTAATTTTATGATTACTTCAGACAATACCCCTTGCAGAGATACAACACGAGACTTAGGAATTGGGCTTTCCATTTGTCGGACTATCATTCGGGCCCATGGCGGAGAAATATATGCGAACAATAGACCAGAAGGCGGAGCACAGTTTACGTTTACGATACCCCTTTGTAAGGAGAAATATAATTACTAG
- a CDS encoding tRNA-binding protein: protein MDMGMATFDDFLKLDIRVGEIIQAEVFEKAKKPAYKVWVDFGEEIGIKKSSAQITECYSAEELIGKQVLGVVNFPPRQIADFMSEVLVLGIYAEQGVVLIEPGKTVKKGDKLG, encoded by the coding sequence ATGGACATGGGGATGGCCACATTCGATGATTTTTTAAAACTGGATATTCGAGTTGGCGAAATCATACAGGCTGAAGTTTTTGAAAAAGCTAAAAAACCCGCGTATAAGGTATGGGTTGATTTTGGTGAAGAAATTGGGATAAAGAAATCCAGCGCACAGATTACTGAATGCTACAGTGCTGAAGAACTCATAGGAAAACAAGTACTGGGAGTTGTAAATTTTCCACCGAGACAAATTGCGGACTTTATGTCCGAGGTGCTGGTTTTAGGAATATACGCAGAACAAGGAGTTGTGCTGATAGAACCAGGAAAAACAGTGAAAAAAGGAGATAAATTGGGTTAG
- a CDS encoding rubrerythrin family protein: MENNKTLENLMAAFAGESQANRKYLAYAQKAEKDGKLNAAKLFKAASDAETLHALKEFEVAGKIGTTEANLADAVAGETYEFESMYPGFIETAKEEGNKEAVRVFTFAMEAEKVHAQLYKEALENLDSEEEVFYYLCPICGNIEKFVPEKCNICGVPGTKFIKY, translated from the coding sequence ATGGAAAACAATAAAACTCTAGAAAACTTAATGGCGGCTTTTGCTGGGGAGTCCCAAGCAAACAGAAAGTACTTAGCTTATGCACAAAAGGCTGAAAAAGATGGTAAATTAAATGCAGCAAAATTATTTAAAGCAGCATCCGATGCTGAAACTTTACACGCTCTTAAAGAGTTTGAAGTCGCAGGAAAAATTGGAACTACTGAAGCGAACCTTGCAGACGCTGTAGCAGGTGAGACTTATGAATTCGAAAGTATGTACCCTGGATTTATAGAAACTGCGAAAGAAGAAGGAAATAAAGAAGCAGTTCGCGTATTTACTTTTGCTATGGAAGCTGAAAAGGTTCATGCACAGCTGTATAAAGAAGCTTTAGAAAACCTTGATAGCGAAGAGGAAGTATTCTACTACCTATGTCCAATCTGTGGAAACATCGAAAAATTCGTACCAGAAAAATGTAATATCTGCGGTGTTCCTGGAACAAAATTCATTAAATATTAA
- a CDS encoding HEAT repeat domain-containing protein: MIIFQLYIYITYEKLSNAYRSNKIKKYSQRIESYINNIIDEINAGHETTTAILDDLKYACMNKMKREVVEEHILNRMENLKGVDLSKHTELCDYIGVVQYEINNLENKNYFKKALAAKRLGEFRSKDAVPALLAQIHVRNNDVIYNILLALAKIGDEEAFVNAFASMDSSISLSERSLIEIVDSFEGNKYNIYKHMINSSNRFIAGVFIKSAGNARMISLSKAISKYLSSENKELRIAAVKAIGNMGAEEYVNDLIKLLKDHEWEVRALSAKALNNFTDNEILLPLRDALSDAQWHVRFNAATTILNHEDGMSIVDSVLDGNDTFAKDIIMFAIENSGDRKTSFLKSHNV; the protein is encoded by the coding sequence TTGATTATATTTCAATTATATATTTATATTACCTATGAGAAGCTTTCGAATGCGTATAGAAGTAATAAAATCAAAAAATATTCTCAAAGAATAGAGTCGTATATTAACAATATTATAGATGAAATCAATGCAGGCCACGAAACGACCACAGCCATACTGGATGATCTTAAATATGCATGCATGAACAAAATGAAAAGAGAAGTAGTAGAAGAACATATTTTAAACCGTATGGAAAATCTTAAGGGTGTGGATTTATCTAAGCATACGGAGCTATGCGATTATATTGGTGTTGTTCAATATGAAATTAATAATTTGGAAAATAAGAACTACTTTAAAAAGGCTTTAGCTGCTAAGCGATTAGGTGAATTTAGAAGTAAAGATGCAGTTCCGGCATTATTAGCTCAAATCCATGTAAGAAATAACGATGTCATATATAACATCCTTCTAGCTTTAGCTAAAATAGGAGATGAAGAAGCTTTTGTCAATGCTTTTGCAAGTATGGATTCATCCATCAGCTTGAGTGAGAGAAGTCTAATTGAGATCGTAGATAGCTTTGAAGGAAATAAATACAATATTTATAAGCATATGATAAACTCCAGTAATCGCTTTATTGCAGGTGTCTTTATTAAGTCCGCGGGAAACGCTAGGATGATATCCTTGAGCAAAGCTATATCGAAATATTTATCTAGTGAAAACAAGGAGTTGAGAATTGCTGCTGTAAAAGCTATAGGAAATATGGGGGCTGAAGAATACGTGAATGATTTAATAAAACTCTTAAAGGACCATGAATGGGAGGTAAGGGCATTGTCCGCAAAAGCACTGAATAATTTTACAGATAATGAAATATTGCTACCTCTTAGGGATGCCCTCTCCGATGCTCAATGGCATGTAAGGTTTAATGCAGCTACCACCATATTGAATCATGAAGACGGGATGAGTATTGTAGATTCTGTATTGGATGGCAATGATACATTTGCTAAGGATATCATTATGTTTGCGATAGAGAACTCTGGGGATCGTAAAACCAGCTTTCTAAAAAGTCACAATGTGTAG
- a CDS encoding Fur family transcriptional regulator, translating into MNETFEKLSEELKKKNIRLSHQRLKVLEYMSTHKTHPTVDQIYHDLHKDIPTLSKTTIYNTLNTLINAGLIKSVTIEDTEVRYDSVTDEHGHFKCESCGTIFDFSIDFNSFSTQDLGNFKIKNKDVYFKGICPNCISEQH; encoded by the coding sequence ATGAATGAAACTTTTGAAAAGTTATCGGAGGAATTGAAAAAGAAGAATATTCGTCTTTCTCATCAACGATTAAAGGTTTTAGAGTACATGAGTACTCATAAGACTCATCCTACAGTAGATCAAATATACCATGATCTTCACAAAGATATTCCAACATTATCAAAGACAACAATCTACAATACATTGAATACTTTGATCAATGCTGGTTTAATAAAATCTGTAACCATAGAGGATACAGAGGTTCGATATGACAGTGTGACCGATGAACACGGTCATTTCAAATGTGAATCCTGTGGCACTATATTTGATTTCAGCATCGACTTTAATTCTTTTTCCACCCAAGACTTAGGGAATTTTAAAATCAAAAATAAAGATGTATATTTCAAAGGGATTTGCCCAAATTGCATCTCGGAACAGCATTAG
- a CDS encoding aspartate-alanine antiporter-like transporter, which translates to MLNAIKFVEEPLLLLFCSILIGQVIGRISCKGFKLGSAGALFSGIAISYFATQYLMMVNVDHRLLKSGLIPSELFQLSLTGFIAAVGLLASQNIGSQIKENGYKFMLLALVTTGTGALSTWLFFHKISSISKISIIGTYPGALTSSPTLATAIELATALGNSSEVLVGLGYTISYIPAVIIIVISVQLLSKYYNGNHSSCKLNSKKQEIGKGNFSVIGFVTICLLGTGIGKIEVYLGAYLGLFSLGATGGVLLSALVLGNLKKIGFINFRMDDGYLAVVRDISLNIFLATVGLNYGYSALNLIRVSGVQLLAIGATTTLSSILVGYILGKKVLKLSTINIIGGICGSMTSTPGLCAAMESLESDEVVAGYGAAYPFGLFLKILFINILFRL; encoded by the coding sequence GTGTTGAATGCAATAAAATTTGTAGAAGAACCGTTGTTGCTTTTATTTTGTAGTATATTGATAGGTCAGGTCATAGGGAGGATCAGCTGTAAAGGTTTTAAATTAGGAAGTGCAGGGGCACTATTCTCTGGAATTGCAATCAGCTATTTTGCAACGCAATATTTAATGATGGTGAATGTGGATCATCGTTTATTAAAGAGTGGGCTCATACCGTCAGAGCTATTTCAGCTAAGCTTAACAGGGTTTATTGCAGCGGTAGGATTGTTGGCTTCTCAGAATATTGGAAGTCAAATAAAAGAAAATGGATACAAATTTATGCTATTAGCCCTCGTTACAACAGGAACAGGAGCACTGTCAACATGGTTATTTTTTCATAAAATATCGAGTATTTCTAAAATAAGCATTATAGGAACGTATCCTGGTGCGCTCACAAGTTCTCCTACTTTAGCTACAGCAATAGAGCTGGCTACTGCATTAGGAAACTCATCGGAGGTTTTGGTGGGATTGGGATACACAATTTCATATATTCCAGCAGTGATCATCATTGTGATCTCGGTTCAGCTATTGAGTAAGTATTATAATGGGAACCATTCTTCCTGTAAACTCAACTCCAAAAAGCAAGAAATAGGGAAAGGTAATTTTAGTGTTATTGGATTTGTAACGATTTGCTTATTAGGAACTGGCATCGGCAAAATTGAAGTGTATCTTGGAGCGTATCTGGGGCTATTTTCCCTAGGAGCAACGGGTGGTGTTTTGCTCAGTGCTTTGGTTTTAGGCAACCTTAAAAAGATAGGGTTTATAAATTTCAGAATGGATGATGGATATCTTGCTGTGGTCAGAGATATTTCTCTAAATATATTTCTCGCAACAGTGGGGCTCAACTATGGCTACAGTGCTTTAAACCTCATTCGGGTTTCTGGCGTTCAGTTGCTAGCCATTGGAGCAACAACCACATTATCGAGCATCTTGGTAGGATACATACTAGGAAAAAAGGTTCTAAAGCTCAGTACCATCAATATCATTGGAGGAATCTGCGGGTCTATGACAAGTACACCGGGGCTATGTGCTGCCATGGAATCCTTAGAGAGTGATGAAGTTGTAGCGGGATACGGTGCTGCCTATCCCTTTGGACTATTTTTAAAAATTTTGTTTATTAACATATTATTTAGACTATAG
- a CDS encoding DUF4183 domain-containing protein, which translates to MATKLFKLVVDAVTTTDTDIHPEVENYFYELSETERSGSTVTIPSTLFTDSEGTAVTGNLTTAAANNGYYLLFINGVLQQSSLYTVSVDGSEVVITNADSILVGTPITLVVNNFVPDSDSTTTVTT; encoded by the coding sequence ATGGCAACCAAATTATTCAAGCTTGTAGTTGATGCTGTTACTACAACAGATACAGACATCCATCCTGAAGTTGAAAACTACTTCTACGAGCTCAGTGAAACCGAAAGATCTGGTAGTACTGTTACCATTCCATCTACGCTATTTACCGATAGTGAAGGTACTGCTGTAACAGGTAATCTTACCACCGCAGCTGCAAACAATGGATACTACCTGTTATTTATAAATGGCGTATTACAGCAATCCAGTCTATATACAGTCAGTGTCGATGGTTCTGAAGTTGTTATTACGAATGCTGATTCAATTCTAGTTGGTACACCGATTACTTTAGTAGTCAACAACTTCGTTCCAGATTCTGATTCTACCACTACAGTAACAACTTAA
- a CDS encoding response regulator transcription factor: MENKPVIMIVEDEEPISEFISIKLELQGYRTLKAYNGQEAMSLAASHCPDLILMDLGLPDKDGMEVLKFIRGWSLVPIIIISARHEEKFIVSALDNGADDYITKPFNNAILVARVRTALRRGHIAKIKNSNMNKSFSLDDLYIDYDKRIVTVAGNPVHLTPIEYRIIVLLSLNAGTVVTHEFLSRELWGPYVNKSKALRVNVANLRRKIEKNTAEPQYILTEMGVGYRMLEEK, from the coding sequence ATGGAAAATAAACCTGTTATTATGATCGTAGAGGATGAAGAACCAATCAGTGAATTCATCTCTATAAAGTTAGAGTTACAAGGATACAGAACGCTGAAAGCCTACAACGGGCAGGAAGCAATGTCCCTTGCTGCTTCCCATTGCCCAGATTTAATTTTAATGGATTTGGGACTGCCAGATAAAGATGGGATGGAAGTGTTGAAATTCATTCGAGGGTGGAGCTTGGTGCCCATCATTATTATATCTGCAAGACACGAGGAAAAGTTTATCGTATCAGCCCTTGATAATGGTGCAGACGATTATATAACGAAACCTTTTAACAACGCGATTTTAGTTGCAAGGGTCAGAACGGCTCTGCGAAGGGGGCATATTGCAAAAATTAAAAATAGCAATATGAATAAATCCTTTTCCTTAGACGACCTCTATATTGATTATGATAAGCGAATTGTGACAGTAGCCGGAAACCCAGTCCATTTGACGCCGATTGAATATCGGATCATTGTTTTGCTTTCTCTGAATGCAGGGACTGTAGTGACCCATGAGTTTTTAAGTCGTGAGCTTTGGGGTCCCTATGTGAATAAAAGCAAAGCCCTTCGGGTCAACGTTGCAAACCTACGGAGGAAAATTGAAAAGAACACTGCAGAGCCTCAATATATTTTGACAGAAATGGGTGTAGGCTACAGGATGTTAGAGGAAAAATAG
- a CDS encoding iron-containing alcohol dehydrogenase family protein, with protein MEFNYLMPTKIYFGRAAIKKNKEALSGIGKKALIVTGKSSSKRNGSLKDVEEALTDLNISYTIFDDVEENPSLETIEKAADLGKVQQVDFVIGIGGGSPLDAAKAVAVFIKNPEIKGEAVFRSGKLDNIPVVAVPTTSGTGSEVTQYSIVTVHSEETKRNLGQIVFPKIAFLDSSYTDHTPYPITVNTAIDAFTHLVESYLSRNATTMSDLYAEKGFELFKICFDRLAKKELTEELREDLMMASMLGGIAIAQSGTALPHGMGYSLTYYHNVPHGLANGVLTVEYLRIFKDRSKIVRMLSLLGLETIQELQDIFDALFTLDLKLSDDEILKYASLFAENKDKLRNHPEEVTMKEIEGIYRNSLQ; from the coding sequence ATGGAATTTAATTATCTGATGCCGACAAAAATATATTTTGGTAGAGCGGCGATAAAAAAGAATAAAGAGGCTTTATCTGGCATTGGAAAGAAAGCTTTAATTGTCACTGGAAAGAGCTCATCTAAAAGAAATGGTTCCTTAAAAGATGTGGAAGAAGCACTAACCGACTTAAATATTTCATATACAATCTTCGATGATGTAGAAGAAAATCCATCCTTGGAAACCATAGAGAAGGCAGCTGATCTTGGCAAAGTACAACAAGTAGATTTTGTAATCGGCATAGGTGGCGGGTCTCCTTTAGATGCAGCGAAGGCCGTTGCAGTATTCATAAAAAATCCAGAAATCAAGGGAGAAGCAGTATTCCGTAGTGGAAAGCTGGACAATATTCCTGTGGTAGCGGTTCCTACAACCTCTGGAACGGGGTCAGAGGTGACACAATACAGTATCGTTACAGTACATAGCGAAGAGACTAAAAGAAATCTCGGACAAATTGTATTTCCGAAGATTGCTTTCTTGGACAGTAGCTACACAGATCACACGCCGTACCCTATTACGGTGAACACTGCTATAGACGCATTTACCCATCTCGTTGAGAGCTACCTTAGCCGAAATGCAACAACCATGTCCGATTTATATGCAGAAAAAGGCTTCGAATTATTTAAAATTTGCTTTGATCGTCTAGCAAAGAAAGAATTGACAGAAGAACTTCGAGAAGATTTGATGATGGCATCCATGTTAGGGGGCATCGCCATTGCGCAAAGTGGAACGGCATTGCCACACGGTATGGGATATTCTCTTACTTATTATCATAATGTTCCCCATGGCTTAGCCAATGGAGTCCTTACCGTAGAATATTTAAGGATTTTTAAAGACCGCAGCAAAATTGTGAGAATGCTCAGCCTATTAGGTCTTGAAACTATACAGGAGCTTCAAGATATATTTGATGCTCTGTTTACTTTGGATTTAAAGCTTTCTGATGATGAAATATTAAAATATGCGTCTTTATTTGCAGAGAACAAAGATAAACTGAGAAATCATCCTGAGGAAGTTACCATGAAGGAAATTGAAGGCATCTATAGAAATAGCCTACAATAA